Genomic window (Branchiostoma lanceolatum isolate klBraLanc5 chromosome 13, klBraLanc5.hap2, whole genome shotgun sequence):
AGgacattttcctttctttgacatcttcatATCACACTTTTATAAGTTTCTGTATTTCTGgctttgctgataaatgatggtTTACCGTCATTAAATTTTTGCAAATAGAATTCAAAACTCAacctagaaaaaaaacatctctTTTTTTACTAAGATTTTCTAACCAATATATATTCAACTTTATATCTCATACTTGGTACTTTATCTACAGAAAAAGATATGAATTATACGATGTAACACAGCATGTTTTGTATCATTCTCTCAAGGAAGCTGCAAATACAGAGTGCAGTTCCTCTACAATAGGTAATGCAACAATTTTGCTATATATGCACAGCTTCTTTTTACTAACAATTAGTAACAAACCTACATAGTTTATTGCAATTCCCTGACCTGTCTGAAAAGCAAAAGTAACACAAATCTTTTTAGTAAAGACAAAATATTATTTAGTCTATACTTTAGTGGCTTTTTAACAGTATAACATATATTGTAAACTGTTTAGAACTAATGTATTGTCATAATTGGTGTTCAGAGACTGTCATAACTTATAACCGTATCATAAAACATGTCCTGCTTTGAAAGCAGCTGCCCTCAGAAGTTGActgcctacatgtactgtactccATCTTTCCAACGTACAGTGACAATACACCCCACATAACCTCAAAGCTGATACAACTCATTAAGTAAACCTTACTACAAAGTTATTGCAGAAAGTAATGCAAAGAGACTGTTATGCTGTAACATCTGCTGTGACCCTGTATGGACCCAGAAATAACTAACTACTTTGTATCTGAGGAACTTCACAGTCTTGGCAGCTTCTtctgtgacactagtgtggaaAAAGTTACGTATAGGCTCTAATAGTACAAATGTTGTTGGTTTGTGGTAAGATGTTGCTATCTGCTGGAAAGATGGAGCTGAATTTGTGTGCAAACACACAGGCATTTGGTGTCCAGCTAAGACAAAAGTCAAGAGAAAAGTTGAATGGTTCAAAGAAGCTAAAACCTCAAAGAAAGGCAAGGAAGATGAGAGAAATGAAGTGGAAGAAATGGAGAAGAGGAGAAAGTGGGCTGGACATAACCAAAGTGCACTGTGGTCCATGCACACGAACTTTAACCTCATCCGCCCCCACGTGCCCCGCCCCTTGGAGACGGTCGCCAGCGACTTGACCCCCCACCCTCTCCAGTCATGGCGTTGAAACCTGGAAAACAAAGGGTTAAGACTGTACAATTAACAATCAAAAAGTATTTTTATGTTAACCTTGCATCTAACGAAAGAAAATACACTTTTGAAGTATGGATAATGTCTATAATCCAAATGAATTAGCTTAAGTGTATTTTGCAAGATCAACTTATTATGTCCTAAATGTATGATAACATGTTAAAAATAATCTATAGATAGTTAGGTAGACCGCATATTAGCatatagaaaacaacaacagaatcaGAGAAGAGAAAATAAAGGACTGTACGTACCATCTCTGAGACGCTTCTTTGGCTGAGGCTTGGGTTTAGACTCTCCACTTGCACTATCGGCCTAGAGAAAACATTGACAATTCCACTGATCAGTTAGCCATGAATACAATGTTTTCCCAGATGCTTTCTATGTATATTCTCGTATCTTACAAATCAAGAACTAACGTTATCTCTGTGTTCAAAATACTTTAAAGGTATAATAACAAAAGGCTAAATTAGACTCTGTACTTATTCCGTCCAATGACTCTACAGAGAGACATTTGAACTATAACAGATGTCCATACCTGGTTGCCTCTGGTCTTAGAGTGGTATCCTTTCCCTTTTTGAAGTTTTTCCCACTCATCTATTTTTTCCTGCCTCTTTGCTTCCTCCCTCTGATTGAtaggaaataaaaaacaaatcacaAAGCAGATATTAAACACATCAATTACTATGTTACATATCATCCGTCAAAATCAGAAtgtcttgtattttgtttgtttttggtgtaAATGTGGCTACAcaagcaaagtttgaaaatttgtctgTAAGATATGATATGGCTAGAATGCATACAGCATCGAGACACCACACAATCACACATTTTCAGAAGTGCTATCATTTTGCACTTGACAAACCGTTACCTTTCTCAGTTCCTCTGCATATTGCGCTGCCAGTGCGTCCTGTTTCTCCTGCATCCTCAGACGAGCCTGTTCCATGGCCTCTTGTCTGGACAGAGCCACTTCAGGATCTGTAGGAAAGGAACAACCATTCAAATCCAAACACTTCAAATTCTTCTCcttctttttgaaaaaaaatcaccctCCATTGACGTGAGGTATGATGCATTGCTTTCTCAAGGAGCTAGTAGTGAAATGCGGATTCACTACAGCTTGCACTTTCAgacaagcacaccgggtcacccttacttttctcaataagtgtgtttccttcttttatgtgcagaggtttaacGCCTGTAGCTCCCACAAACATGGGACTGGcagctttacatcaccattctaaatgacgaatgcaatctctCTGActcacaacatgtccgagctaaCGCTACACGATATatctttttatatcatattagGAATATAGGACCTACAGCTAACTCTAGTCCTGTCATGCCCATAGTATGCTTATCTGAGATCTAGCAGCATTCAGCTTCTATGCGTTCTGTTATTTCTGTGAGGAGGATTAAACCATTGCTGTGCACAGCTTAATGTTACTAAGAGTGATGGGGTGTAGTACTTACTGTATGAGGCCTGGTTGGTGGCGTTCTCCCTCTTCCTCCTGTACTGTTCCAGGTAAGGGTTCAGTTTACTCTTCAGGTACATCAGTACGATGATAACAAACAACACCAGCCATCCGTACTGGGTCAGCAAACCTCTCACTACAGGTGTTCAAACAGGAGGATATTATACTGTTATTtattcaacttcaagttcaacttcgGTTTACCACCAGATAACCCagtcaggggcaaagtagggaggggaggaggtcccgggctaaggcaggcaggcctccagccggGCCCGGAAAGTCTCAGGTTAATATCATCTTATTCTTACTTTTACTACATGTAGGACTCTTAcataaaacactttgtgtatCATACTCATCAAATGTAAACAAGGCATAGATATATACAAAGTACATGAAACTGACAGCAATAAACCACAGGGATCATTCGATCGAATACAAACATAACTGCTTACATATATGAAATCagaaaaaattatgttttacGGTAGTATTAAAATGATATCTGTAGCAGTGccacaaatatatttttatgaTAGCAAGGATATGCGTATTTTGGGTAGactggtaacgttatatcaattCTTATGCTTTGTATCTATAATTTTGTGGCGGAAACCCGGATACAAGGCTAAATGATTGTGCAGTTTGGTGGCGCTGTTTACCTATCTTGTAGGTGTCCTGTACGATGGTCGGGTCTTTCTGAGACAGATCTGGGTGCGCTTCGTCCCCCACCCACTGTCCACCTTCACCCCCGATGACTCTGTCTTGTTGTTCCTCCATCCCGTGACGTAAACTCCGAGTTTAAGCAGTAAAACAGACGATTTTCCGACTATTTTCTAAGCTGACGTGTCGAAAAAACATTCAGTCGTCCATTGCTGTGCGCAGGATAGCTGCGCAGTGGAAAATCTCCCATGATCCTATACGCGGCGGCCAACTTgccaaaatatcaaatattgtTTTTGAGGGGACAAAACTTTTGTATCAATCTATTTTTTCCACCCCGGATAGGAGAATCGATATTTAG
Coding sequences:
- the LOC136447268 gene encoding selenoprotein S-like, whose amino-acid sequence is MEEQQDRVIGGEGGQWVGDEAHPDLSQKDPTIVQDTYKIVRGLLTQYGWLVLFVIIVLMYLKSKLNPYLEQYRRKRENATNQASYNPEVALSRQEAMEQARLRMQEKQDALAAQYAEELRKREEAKRQEKIDEWEKLQKGKGYHSKTRGNQADSASGESKPKPQPKKRLRDGFNAMTGEGGGSSRWRPSPRGGARGGG